In Populus nigra chromosome 1, ddPopNigr1.1, whole genome shotgun sequence, one genomic interval encodes:
- the LOC133681094 gene encoding LOB domain-containing protein 38-like has protein sequence MSCNGCRVLRKGCSEDCVLRQGIGWINNPQAQANATVFVAKFFGRAGLMSFMSSVPQSQRPSLFQSLLFEAVGRAVNPVSGAVGLLWTGNWHVCQKAVMAVLRRGTVEPLPELEGGVSGPEFDSVSESGGFRPPIDHVGSGSQKLKRKRNDDGAKYGQTTDLDLRLMYQGSESPSEESETTTLESSLGDNCRFHEGGERKLLRLFV, from the exons ATGAGCTGCAATGGCTGTCGAGTTCTTCGAAAGGGATGCAGCGAGGATTGTGTTCTTAGACAAGGCATAGGTTGGATAAATAATCCCCAAGCTCAAGCTAATGCCACCGTCTTTGTTGCCAAGTTCTTTGGCCGTGCCGGCCTCATGTCCTTCATGTCCTCCGTGCCCCAAAGCCAACGTCCGT CATTGTTTCAATCGCTTTTGTTTGAGGCCGTGGGGAGAGCGGTGAACCCAGTAAGTGGAGCAGTAGGGCTTCTCTGGACAGGAAACTGGCATGTATGCCAGAAGGCGGTGATGGCAGTGCTTCGACGCGGCACAGTAGAACCACTGCCAGAATTGGAGGGCGGAGTCTCGGGACCAGAATTCGATAGTGTTTCAGAAAGTGGTGGTTTTAGGCCGCCGATAGATCATGTCGGTTCAGGATCacaaaaattgaagagaaagaGGAATGATGATGGAGCCAAATACGGACAGACGACTGATCTTGATCTTCGCTTGATGTACCAGGGATCAGAGTCGCCATCAGAAGAGTCTGAAACCACGACATTGGAGAGTAGTTTAGGGGATAATTGCAGATTCCACGAGGGAGGTGAACGAAAGCTTTTGAGACTGTTTGTTTAA